A stretch of the Streptosporangium sp. NBC_01755 genome encodes the following:
- a CDS encoding LLM class F420-dependent oxidoreductase — MATGPRWGMTIPFNDRSLADSKDLIAELPGLGYTDAWSAEINGVDGFVPLAMAAEWAPGVRIGSAIVPVSTRGPGLLAMSAATLADLAPGRFVLGIGASSPAIVERWNAGEFVKPFARTRDTLRFLRKALAGEKVTERYETFEVKGFKLERAPKIPPKIVLAALRPRMLHLAADEADGAITNWLSPQDVLKVRAEVGQETELIARLFVCVSEDAEKVRELGRWMLASYLTVPVYAAFHDWLGRGETLRPMHEAWAAGDRQAALKAISDEVVDALIVHGDAATCRARIREYVRNGLNTPVLALIPGGEVPITQAVRDLAPVEE; from the coding sequence ATGGCTACGGGCCCACGCTGGGGTATGACGATTCCCTTCAACGACCGCTCACTGGCCGATTCCAAGGATCTGATCGCCGAGCTCCCCGGACTCGGCTACACCGATGCCTGGTCCGCCGAGATCAACGGCGTCGACGGCTTCGTGCCCCTGGCGATGGCCGCGGAATGGGCGCCGGGGGTGCGAATCGGCAGCGCGATCGTCCCGGTCTCCACCAGAGGTCCCGGCCTGCTCGCCATGTCCGCCGCGACGCTCGCCGACCTCGCCCCCGGACGCTTCGTCCTGGGCATCGGGGCCTCCTCCCCGGCCATCGTGGAGCGCTGGAACGCCGGGGAGTTCGTCAAACCCTTCGCCAGGACCAGAGACACCCTGCGTTTCCTGCGCAAGGCCCTCGCGGGCGAGAAGGTCACCGAACGGTACGAGACGTTCGAGGTCAAGGGTTTCAAGCTGGAGCGCGCCCCCAAGATCCCGCCGAAGATCGTACTCGCCGCGCTCCGCCCCCGCATGCTGCACCTGGCCGCCGACGAGGCCGACGGCGCGATCACCAACTGGCTCTCGCCGCAGGACGTGCTGAAGGTCAGGGCCGAGGTCGGCCAGGAGACCGAACTGATCGCCCGGCTGTTCGTGTGCGTCAGCGAGGACGCGGAGAAGGTGCGCGAGCTCGGACGCTGGATGCTCGCGAGTTACCTGACGGTCCCGGTCTACGCGGCCTTCCACGACTGGCTGGGGCGCGGGGAGACACTGCGGCCGATGCACGAGGCCTGGGCGGCCGGTGACCGGCAGGCGGCGCTCAAGGCCATCTCCGACGAGGTGGTGGACGCGCTCATCGTGCACGGCGACGCCGCCACGTGCCGGGCCAGGATCAGGGAGTATGTGCGCAACGGTCTGAACACCCCGGTCCTCGCACTCATCCCCGGGGGCGAGGTCCCGATCACGCAGGCCGTACGAGATCTGGCCCCCGTCGAGGAGTGA
- a CDS encoding bestrophin-like domain, producing the protein MGWVAVLVVLSVAILLIAFRVLRRKGRDDDGHGSSSIDFSANLALAVYLLVLAYAAVLCRDGLWTTEADVQAEAESLTEMYWSVAPIPEAAPVRTQIRQYTAQSIDLDWPLMADREMSPLPGQTLADMRASVLRLQPIGDASKNLQQDALDRISEISHARTVRSDDASTGLEGIFVALLILSGLLVIALPWTLRVRPTFPSIIADLVRVGVVVIGVCFIILISHPFSGLGAVEPDAFKAAQRQYDQIDGRFPDQP; encoded by the coding sequence ATGGGTTGGGTAGCCGTGCTGGTGGTGCTGTCCGTCGCGATCCTGCTGATCGCGTTCCGCGTGCTGAGGAGGAAGGGGCGGGATGACGACGGGCACGGCTCGTCGTCCATCGACTTCTCCGCCAACCTCGCCCTCGCCGTCTATCTGCTGGTGCTGGCCTACGCCGCGGTCCTGTGCCGGGACGGGCTCTGGACGACGGAGGCCGACGTCCAGGCCGAGGCCGAGAGTCTCACCGAGATGTACTGGTCGGTGGCACCCATCCCCGAGGCGGCGCCCGTCAGGACCCAGATCCGCCAGTACACCGCGCAGAGCATCGACCTCGACTGGCCGCTCATGGCCGACCGTGAGATGTCCCCGCTCCCCGGGCAGACCCTCGCCGACATGCGGGCCTCGGTGCTCCGGCTCCAGCCGATCGGTGACGCGAGCAAGAACCTCCAGCAGGACGCGCTCGACCGGATCTCCGAGATCTCCCACGCTCGAACCGTAAGGAGTGACGACGCGAGCACCGGCCTGGAGGGCATCTTCGTGGCCTTGCTGATCCTCTCCGGGCTGCTGGTGATCGCGCTGCCCTGGACGCTCAGGGTGCGTCCCACGTTCCCGTCGATCATCGCCGATCTGGTCCGGGTGGGCGTGGTCGTCATCGGGGTGTGCTTCATCATCCTGATCAGCCACCCGTTCAGCGGTCTCGGCGCCGTCGAGCCTGACGCGTTCAAGGCCGCGCAGCGGCAGTACGACCAGATCGACGGCCGGTTTCCCGACCAGCCGTAA
- a CDS encoding TetR family transcriptional regulator, translating to MAEPPPRSRGSDRTREVIVETALRLFRERGYEATTMRAIAAEAGVSVGNAYYYFASKEVLVEAYYDRAQAEHEAACEKLLATEHRFAARLEGVLREWVRVSEPYHEFAVKFFKHAAEPSNPLNPFSAESSPSRDASIEIYRRVVEGSSGRMDAELRAELPELLWLMSMGVVLFWVHDDSAGCRRTYRFIELIVPLVDRLVGLSHLPGLRGVARDFIAGVHELRE from the coding sequence ATGGCCGAGCCGCCCCCGAGAAGCCGTGGATCAGACAGGACCCGTGAGGTCATCGTGGAGACGGCCCTGCGGCTTTTTCGCGAGCGAGGGTACGAGGCGACCACGATGCGGGCCATCGCCGCCGAGGCCGGGGTGTCGGTGGGCAACGCCTACTACTACTTCGCCTCGAAGGAGGTCCTGGTCGAGGCCTATTACGACCGGGCTCAGGCCGAGCACGAGGCCGCGTGCGAGAAGCTGCTGGCCACCGAGCACCGATTCGCCGCACGGTTGGAAGGTGTGCTGCGGGAGTGGGTGCGGGTCTCCGAGCCCTACCACGAGTTCGCGGTGAAGTTCTTCAAGCACGCTGCCGAGCCGAGCAACCCGCTCAACCCGTTCAGCGCCGAGTCCTCGCCCTCCAGGGACGCGTCGATCGAGATCTACCGGCGGGTCGTGGAGGGATCCTCCGGCCGGATGGACGCCGAGTTGCGGGCCGAGCTGCCCGAACTGCTCTGGCTGATGTCGATGGGCGTCGTCCTGTTCTGGGTGCACGACGACTCGGCGGGATGCCGACGGACATATCGGTTCATCGAGCTCATCGTGCCGCTGGTGGATCGGTTGGTGGGGCTCTCGCACCTGCCCGGCCTGCGCGGGGTCGCCCGTGACTTCATCGCGGGGGTTCACGAACTCCGCGAGTGA
- a CDS encoding aspartate-semialdehyde dehydrogenase — MSRKPTLALIGATGAVGTVMRDIISGRENVYGDIKLVASARSAGKVLRVRGEDLVVQELTPEVFDGVDIAIFDVPDEVSATWVPIAAERGAVVIDKSGTFRMNPEVPLVVPEVNPEAARERPLGIISTPNCTTLSMMAAMGALHEEYGLRALVVASYQAVSGAGVAGSARLYDEVEALAGDRTVGQTAGDVRKALQNKLGDAESPFPAPVAFNVVPWAGSLKDGGWASEEIKLRNESRKILGIGDLKVSATCVRVPVITTHSLAVHATFEREITVADAHRILEAAPTVVVMDDPANGVFPTPVDVVGTDPTYVGRIRQALDFPNTLDLFVCGDNLRKGAALNAAEIAELVAAEFG; from the coding sequence ATGAGCCGCAAGCCCACCCTTGCCCTGATCGGCGCGACCGGTGCCGTCGGCACCGTGATGCGCGACATCATCTCCGGCCGTGAGAACGTCTACGGGGACATCAAGCTCGTCGCGTCCGCCCGCTCGGCGGGCAAGGTCCTGCGGGTCCGCGGCGAGGACCTCGTCGTCCAGGAGCTGACCCCCGAGGTCTTCGACGGCGTCGACATCGCGATCTTCGACGTGCCGGACGAGGTCTCCGCGACGTGGGTGCCGATCGCCGCCGAGCGCGGCGCCGTCGTCATCGACAAGTCGGGCACCTTCCGGATGAACCCCGAGGTCCCGCTGGTCGTGCCGGAGGTCAACCCCGAGGCCGCGCGTGAGCGGCCGCTGGGAATCATCTCCACCCCCAACTGCACGACCCTGTCGATGATGGCCGCGATGGGCGCCCTCCACGAGGAGTACGGCCTGCGCGCGCTGGTGGTCGCCTCCTACCAGGCGGTCTCCGGCGCGGGCGTGGCGGGCTCGGCACGCCTCTACGACGAGGTCGAGGCCCTGGCGGGCGACCGCACGGTCGGGCAGACCGCCGGTGACGTGCGCAAGGCCCTGCAGAACAAGCTCGGGGACGCCGAGTCGCCCTTCCCGGCGCCGGTGGCGTTCAACGTGGTGCCGTGGGCGGGCTCGCTCAAGGACGGCGGCTGGGCCTCCGAGGAGATCAAGCTCCGCAACGAGTCGCGGAAGATCCTCGGGATCGGTGATCTGAAGGTCTCGGCGACCTGCGTCCGCGTCCCAGTGATCACCACTCACTCGCTGGCCGTGCACGCGACCTTCGAGCGTGAGATCACCGTCGCGGACGCCCATCGGATCCTGGAGGCCGCTCCGACCGTGGTCGTCATGGACGACCCGGCCAACGGTGTCTTCCCGACCCCGGTGGACGTCGTCGGAACCGACCCCACCTACGTGGGCCGAATCCGCCAGGCGCTCGACTTCCCCAACACCCTCGACCTGTTCGTCTGCGGCGACAACCTTCGCAAGGGCGCGGCCCTGAACGCGGCGGAGATCGCCGAGCTGGTCGCGGCCGAGTTCGGGTGA
- a CDS encoding aspartate kinase produces the protein MALVVQKYGGSSVADASCIKRVAQRIVTTKKAGNDVVVIVSAMGDTTDELLDLAKQVSPLPPARELDMLLTSGERISMALLAMAIANLGQEARSFTGSQAGVITDSSHGRARIIDVTPGRIRGALDSGQVAIVAGFQGVSQDTKDITTLGRGGSDTTAVALAAALNADVCEIYTDVDGVFTADPRIVPTARKIPRISYDEMMEMAACGAKILHLRCVEYARRFGLPIHVRSSFSTKEGTWVVSDPDSEGTEMEQPIISGVAHDRSEAKITVVGVPDKVGEAATIFKTLADAEINIDMIVQNVSAATTGRTDISFTLPTSDASAALTALKKIQERIGFESLLFDDQIGKVSLIGAGMRSHPGVTATFFAALADAGVNIEMISTSEIRISVIVGQDEVDTAVSAAHRAFDLDADQVEAVIYGGTGR, from the coding sequence GTGGCGCTCGTTGTTCAGAAGTATGGTGGTTCGTCCGTCGCCGACGCGTCCTGCATCAAGCGGGTCGCTCAGCGGATCGTCACGACGAAAAAAGCCGGCAACGACGTCGTGGTGATCGTCTCGGCCATGGGCGACACGACGGACGAACTACTCGACCTCGCCAAGCAGGTCTCGCCGCTCCCGCCTGCCCGGGAGCTCGACATGCTGCTTACCTCGGGTGAGCGCATTTCGATGGCGCTGCTGGCGATGGCGATCGCCAACCTCGGCCAGGAGGCGCGCTCGTTCACCGGCTCCCAGGCCGGCGTGATCACCGACTCCTCGCACGGCCGCGCGCGCATCATCGACGTGACGCCCGGCCGGATACGCGGGGCGCTCGACAGCGGCCAGGTCGCGATCGTGGCCGGGTTCCAGGGTGTCTCCCAGGACACCAAGGACATCACCACGCTCGGCAGGGGCGGTTCGGACACCACGGCGGTCGCGCTCGCCGCCGCCCTGAACGCCGACGTGTGTGAGATCTACACCGACGTGGACGGCGTCTTCACCGCCGACCCCCGCATCGTCCCGACCGCCCGTAAGATTCCCAGGATCTCGTACGACGAGATGATGGAGATGGCGGCCTGCGGTGCGAAGATCCTGCACCTGCGCTGCGTTGAGTACGCTCGCCGTTTCGGCCTGCCGATCCACGTCAGAAGCTCGTTCAGCACCAAGGAAGGCACGTGGGTCGTCTCCGACCCCGACAGCGAAGGAACAGAGATGGAGCAGCCGATCATCTCCGGCGTCGCGCACGACCGGAGCGAGGCCAAGATCACGGTTGTCGGGGTGCCCGACAAGGTCGGCGAGGCTGCGACGATCTTCAAAACGCTTGCCGACGCTGAGATCAACATCGACATGATCGTGCAGAACGTGTCGGCGGCGACGACCGGCCGGACCGACATCTCCTTCACACTGCCCACGAGTGACGCCTCCGCGGCGCTCACCGCGCTGAAGAAGATCCAGGAGCGCATCGGCTTCGAGTCGTTGCTCTTCGACGACCAGATCGGCAAGGTCTCGCTGATCGGAGCGGGCATGCGCTCGCACCCCGGCGTCACCGCGACGTTCTTCGCCGCTCTCGCCGACGCGGGGGTGAACATCGAGATGATCTCCACCTCGGAGATCCGTATCTCGGTGATCGTCGGACAGGACGAGGTGGACACGGCGGTCAGCGCCGCGCACCGCGCGTTCGACCTCGACGCCGACCAGGTTGAAGCCGTGATCTATGGAGGTACCGGGCGATGA
- a CDS encoding DUF5063 domain-containing protein — MSDDAWSALAERIAEHAKNYIDGLTRLAGGEGGDAILPLLLVEVAQVSSAGAQLGASQDVILSGNWEPHLGEDPDVDAVRTALAERLGPVDDYAEVFDPYKDTVVTPYRLSDDLTAVAADLLHGLRHHSAGRPLEALWWWQYSYFNTWGNHAGAAMRALQALVAHTRLDVAEERTTV; from the coding sequence ATGTCTGATGACGCGTGGAGTGCTCTCGCGGAACGGATCGCGGAGCACGCGAAGAACTACATCGACGGCCTGACCCGCCTGGCGGGTGGTGAGGGCGGCGACGCCATCCTGCCCCTGCTGCTGGTGGAGGTCGCGCAAGTCAGCTCGGCCGGCGCGCAACTTGGCGCGAGCCAGGACGTGATCCTGTCGGGCAACTGGGAACCGCACCTGGGCGAGGACCCGGACGTCGACGCCGTCCGAACGGCTCTGGCCGAGCGGCTGGGTCCGGTCGACGACTACGCCGAGGTCTTCGACCCCTACAAGGACACCGTGGTCACCCCGTACCGGCTGTCGGACGACCTGACGGCGGTGGCCGCCGACCTCCTGCACGGTCTGCGACACCACAGTGCGGGTCGCCCGCTGGAGGCTCTCTGGTGGTGGCAGTACTCCTATTTCAATACCTGGGGAAACCACGCTGGAGCGGCGATGCGGGCACTTCAGGCCCTTGTCGCCCATACCCGGCTTGATGTCGCCGAGGAGCGCACAACCGTGTGA
- the recR gene encoding recombination mediator RecR yields MYEGVVQNLIDELGMLPGVGPKSAQRIAFHLLAAEPADVKRLAHALLEVKEKVRFCRVCGNVAAEEECRICRDTRRDPHVICVVEESKDVVAIEKTREFRGRYHVLGGAISPIDGVGPDDLRIRELVTRLADGQVTELILATDPNLEGEATATYLARLVKPMGLKVTRLASGLPVGGDLEYADEVTLGRAFEGRRLLDV; encoded by the coding sequence ATGTACGAAGGGGTCGTCCAGAACCTGATCGACGAGCTGGGGATGCTCCCCGGCGTCGGTCCCAAGAGCGCGCAGCGCATCGCGTTCCACCTGCTGGCAGCGGAGCCGGCCGATGTGAAACGGCTCGCGCACGCTCTGCTGGAGGTCAAGGAGAAGGTCCGCTTCTGCCGGGTCTGCGGCAATGTCGCGGCGGAGGAGGAGTGCCGGATCTGCCGTGACACCAGGCGCGATCCCCACGTGATCTGCGTCGTCGAGGAGTCGAAGGACGTCGTGGCCATCGAGAAGACCCGCGAGTTCCGAGGCCGTTACCACGTGCTGGGCGGGGCGATCAGCCCGATCGACGGTGTCGGCCCCGACGACCTGCGCATCAGAGAGCTCGTGACCCGCCTGGCGGACGGCCAGGTCACCGAGCTGATCCTCGCCACCGACCCCAACCTTGAGGGGGAGGCGACGGCGACCTATCTCGCCCGTCTGGTCAAGCCGATGGGACTGAAAGTGACACGACTGGCCAGCGGTCTGCCGGTAGGCGGTGACCTCGAGTACGCGGACGAGGTCACCTTGGGCCGCGCGTTCGAGGGAAGGAGGCTCCTCGATGTCTGA
- a CDS encoding YbaB/EbfC family nucleoid-associated protein, with translation MNPGDVNLQQLLEQAQLMQQQLVSAQQELNEAEVQGSAGGGLVVATVNGGGELLELEISAEAIDPGDPQETADTIADLVIAAIRDAVRAAADLQQEKLGPLAQGLGGGGGLGQLPGF, from the coding sequence GTGAACCCAGGGGATGTCAACCTGCAGCAGCTGCTGGAGCAGGCACAGCTCATGCAGCAGCAGCTTGTGAGCGCCCAGCAGGAGCTGAACGAGGCGGAGGTCCAGGGCTCCGCGGGCGGCGGCCTGGTCGTGGCCACGGTCAACGGCGGGGGCGAGTTGCTCGAACTCGAGATCAGCGCCGAGGCCATCGATCCCGGTGATCCTCAGGAGACGGCGGACACCATTGCCGACCTGGTCATCGCGGCCATCCGCGACGCCGTGCGTGCCGCGGCCGACCTGCAGCAGGAGAAGCTCGGTCCCCTCGCACAGGGGCTGGGAGGCGGGGGCGGGCTCGGCCAGCTTCCCGGGTTCTAG
- a CDS encoding DNA polymerase III subunit gamma and tau, with protein sequence MSLALYRKYRPGTFAEVKGQEHVTDPLRQALRSGRINHAYLFSGPRGCGKTSSARILARSLNCEKGPTPDPCGECESCVALAPTGPGHLDVIEIDAASHGGVDDARDLRERAFFAPVSSRFKIYIIDEAHMVTREGFNALLKLVEEPPPHLKFVFATTEPEKVIGTIKSRTHHYPFRLIPPAALRALMEEILTSENVPFEPAALPLVVRAGAGSARDSLSILDQLFAGSDETGITYARAVSLLGYTDGDLLDDVVAAFAGRDGALVFQVVNRVIEGGHDPRRFAMDLLERFRDLVILANVPEAATSGLLDRPGDELERLQAQAASMGPAELTRAAEILNAGLIEMRGAASPRLLLELMCARILLPGAAQGEAALLARLERLEKGGVVVHAAPQVAAPAPVVHAAPSPQAERPAPPVVKAPAEPSGGQGDDWPVAVRPGAPASGQQAQTPVQQAPDMPAPVDAAAAPVAASGSRGGAVQQAWPQVLAALKRRSIVVWANVNTNAQIVGVEDKIVTLGFAQVGAMKNFTGGGKDAVVAAVLQEVLGGTWKVEAVVGNGPAPSGGGRAQAPRQSPAPRQPTPQPPQAQTQAPTPVAPPAPQAERETPARQALPATDDSWPDAPMPEDPGSPPPPISGSGPGLAAARSAAKAAAQAGPRAVAKTGTKAAWPDAVPARGNRGAAPDADEVDPLNDADADVDALTGMALIQRELGGQIIGEIDHT encoded by the coding sequence ATGAGTCTTGCGCTGTACCGCAAGTACCGGCCCGGAACCTTCGCCGAGGTCAAGGGGCAGGAGCACGTCACCGATCCGCTCCGCCAGGCGCTGCGCAGCGGACGCATCAACCACGCTTACCTGTTCAGCGGGCCCAGAGGATGCGGCAAGACGTCCAGCGCGCGCATCCTCGCCCGCTCCCTGAACTGCGAGAAGGGCCCGACCCCCGACCCGTGCGGGGAGTGCGAGTCCTGCGTGGCGCTGGCGCCCACCGGCCCCGGCCACCTCGACGTCATCGAGATCGACGCCGCCTCGCACGGGGGCGTGGACGACGCCCGCGACCTGCGCGAGCGGGCCTTCTTCGCGCCGGTGTCGTCGCGTTTCAAGATCTACATCATCGACGAGGCGCACATGGTGACCCGCGAGGGTTTCAATGCGCTGCTCAAGCTCGTCGAGGAGCCTCCCCCCCACCTGAAGTTCGTCTTCGCGACCACCGAGCCCGAGAAGGTCATCGGGACGATCAAGTCCAGGACCCACCACTACCCGTTCCGGCTGATCCCGCCTGCCGCGCTGCGCGCGCTCATGGAGGAGATCCTCACCTCCGAGAACGTCCCGTTCGAGCCCGCCGCGCTCCCGCTGGTGGTCCGGGCGGGCGCGGGTTCCGCCCGCGACTCGCTCTCGATCCTCGACCAGCTGTTCGCCGGGTCGGACGAGACGGGCATCACGTACGCGCGCGCTGTCTCCCTGCTCGGCTACACCGACGGTGACCTGCTCGACGACGTGGTCGCGGCCTTCGCCGGCCGCGACGGTGCGCTGGTGTTCCAGGTGGTGAACCGGGTGATCGAGGGCGGCCACGACCCCCGGCGGTTCGCGATGGACCTGCTGGAGCGCTTCCGCGACCTGGTGATCCTGGCCAATGTGCCGGAGGCGGCCACCAGCGGGCTGCTCGACCGGCCGGGCGACGAGTTGGAGCGGCTCCAGGCCCAGGCGGCCTCGATGGGCCCGGCCGAGTTGACCCGTGCCGCGGAGATCCTCAACGCGGGCCTGATCGAGATGCGTGGTGCGGCCTCGCCCCGGCTGCTCCTTGAGCTGATGTGCGCCAGGATCCTGCTTCCCGGCGCGGCGCAGGGCGAGGCGGCGCTGCTGGCACGCCTGGAGCGGCTGGAGAAGGGCGGGGTCGTCGTACATGCCGCTCCGCAGGTCGCGGCTCCGGCACCGGTGGTTCACGCGGCGCCCTCGCCGCAGGCGGAGCGGCCCGCACCGCCCGTCGTCAAGGCACCCGCCGAGCCGTCCGGTGGCCAGGGCGACGACTGGCCCGTGGCGGTCAGGCCCGGCGCGCCGGCTTCGGGACAGCAGGCTCAGACGCCCGTCCAGCAGGCTCCGGACATGCCCGCACCGGTCGATGCGGCGGCAGCGCCCGTGGCGGCGTCCGGTTCCCGGGGCGGGGCTGTGCAGCAGGCGTGGCCCCAGGTGCTCGCCGCGCTCAAGCGGCGCAGCATCGTCGTGTGGGCCAACGTCAACACCAACGCCCAGATCGTCGGGGTCGAAGACAAGATCGTAACTCTGGGGTTCGCCCAGGTCGGCGCGATGAAGAACTTCACCGGGGGCGGCAAGGACGCGGTCGTCGCCGCGGTGCTGCAGGAGGTCCTGGGCGGGACCTGGAAGGTCGAGGCCGTCGTCGGCAACGGGCCCGCGCCGTCGGGCGGTGGCCGTGCACAGGCCCCGAGACAGTCTCCGGCCCCCCGGCAGCCCACGCCCCAGCCACCGCAGGCGCAGACGCAGGCGCCCACCCCCGTTGCTCCGCCCGCGCCGCAGGCGGAGCGGGAAACCCCGGCGCGTCAGGCCCTGCCCGCGACGGACGATTCCTGGCCGGACGCCCCCATGCCGGAGGACCCGGGCTCGCCTCCTCCGCCGATCTCCGGGTCCGGTCCCGGCCTGGCCGCCGCTCGCTCGGCAGCCAAGGCCGCGGCTCAGGCCGGCCCACGGGCCGTGGCCAAGACCGGCACCAAGGCGGCCTGGCCCGACGCGGTGCCCGCCCGCGGCAATCGCGGCGCCGCCCCCGACGCCGACGAGGTCGACCCGCTGAACGACGCGGACGCCGACGTCGACGCGCTCACCGGGATGGCCCTCATCCAGCGCGAGCTGGGTGGCCAGATCATCGGCGAGATCGACCACACCTGA
- a CDS encoding neutral zinc metallopeptidase, with protein MRTCQAHLGAGEAPSADRIEKALSAASAVGDDNIQERTQGRITPAGFTHETFAQRVKQRVKWCTTGYRNGDPGRCDMFSGGI; from the coding sequence GTGCGGACATGTCAAGCTCATCTTGGGGCAGGGGAAGCGCCCTCAGCAGATCGAATCGAGAAGGCACTGAGCGCCGCGTCCGCCGTGGGCGACGACAACATCCAGGAACGGACCCAGGGCCGCATCACCCCCGCGGGCTTCACCCACGAAACGTTCGCGCAGCGCGTCAAGCAGCGCGTCAAGTGGTGCACCACCGGCTACCGGAACGGCGATCCCGGCAGGTGCGACATGTTCTCCGGTGGCATCTGA
- a CDS encoding type II toxin-antitoxin system VapB family antitoxin, translated as MIFKLVGDGRPYPEHGLSHREWAQIPPRQVRLDTLITTKAVLDLHSLLAKDSTFYGDLFPHVVQWRGDLYLEDGLHRALRSALHQRSVLHARVLELPTES; from the coding sequence GTGATCTTCAAGCTGGTCGGCGATGGACGGCCCTACCCCGAGCACGGTCTCTCGCATCGCGAGTGGGCGCAGATACCGCCGCGACAGGTCCGGCTCGACACGCTGATCACCACGAAAGCGGTGCTCGACCTGCACTCCCTGCTTGCCAAGGACTCCACGTTCTACGGCGACCTGTTCCCACACGTGGTCCAGTGGCGCGGCGACCTCTATCTGGAGGACGGCCTGCACCGAGCCCTGCGCTCGGCCCTGCACCAGCGCTCGGTGCTACACGCCCGGGTCCTGGAACTACCCACGGAGAGCTGA
- the tadA gene encoding tRNA adenosine(34) deaminase TadA, with protein MRLALAQAAEAGARGEVPVGAVVIGPDGSVLARAGNNREASADPTAHAEVLALRQAAKACGRWRLTGCTLVVTLEPCTMCAGAAVLARVDRVVYGAVDPKGGAAGSLWDVLRDRRLNHRPEVLPGVLADDCAAVLTEFFTARRMREQ; from the coding sequence ATGAGGCTCGCCCTGGCGCAGGCCGCCGAAGCCGGAGCCCGCGGTGAGGTGCCCGTCGGTGCGGTGGTCATCGGCCCGGACGGCTCCGTGCTGGCGCGCGCGGGAAACAACAGGGAGGCCTCGGCGGACCCCACCGCACACGCCGAGGTGCTCGCGCTGAGGCAGGCCGCGAAGGCGTGCGGGCGGTGGCGGCTGACCGGCTGCACGCTGGTGGTCACCCTGGAGCCCTGCACCATGTGCGCGGGAGCCGCCGTGCTCGCCCGGGTCGATCGTGTCGTCTACGGCGCCGTGGACCCCAAGGGCGGAGCGGCGGGGTCGCTCTGGGACGTGCTCAGAGACCGCCGCCTCAACCATCGGCCCGAGGTCCTGCCGGGAGTCCTGGCCGATGATTGCGCGGCGGTTCTCACCGAGTTCTTCACCGCTCGCCGGATGCGCGAGCAATAG
- a CDS encoding tRNA adenosine deaminase-associated protein: MPSRPPGNSVFSAAFVRTTDGWKGAEVDLGEAEIVDDLGDAVQEHLGLNGDELALLCVEVEDEWFAIVRYQGDLEPRTFLSDAHAGLSDGLGELFTELAGVAVDKDTPDLGVRPAGDFELLDDLGLSSDELVELSMEEGALPGDTLSVIAERLAFADELDRLR; this comes from the coding sequence ATGCCCTCCAGACCACCCGGTAACAGCGTTTTCTCTGCGGCCTTCGTCCGTACGACGGACGGTTGGAAGGGCGCGGAGGTCGACCTCGGTGAGGCCGAGATCGTCGACGATCTCGGCGACGCCGTTCAGGAGCATCTGGGGCTCAACGGCGACGAGCTTGCTCTTCTGTGCGTGGAGGTGGAGGACGAATGGTTCGCGATCGTCCGATACCAGGGCGACCTGGAGCCGCGCACGTTCCTGTCCGACGCCCATGCGGGGCTCTCCGACGGCCTCGGTGAGCTCTTCACCGAGCTCGCCGGGGTGGCGGTCGACAAGGACACCCCCGACCTGGGCGTGCGGCCGGCGGGCGACTTCGAGTTGCTGGACGACCTCGGGCTGAGTTCCGACGAGCTCGTCGAGCTCAGCATGGAGGAGGGCGCGCTCCCCGGTGACACGCTCTCGGTGATCGCCGAGCGGCTGGCCTTCGCCGACGAGCTCGACCGGTTGCGTTGA
- a CDS encoding tRNA adenosine deaminase-associated protein, producing the protein MSDEDSLDFAIVIYREDDGWEAEMLPVALTSDLDGLIHALRQQPSMNGTIGLVAVGDEFFVALRVFGERVEVFLSDIAASWDFPLARQALEYLDVPVPDEDELDAILQDEETALPAGDLSIFADLGLDEMELGILSGDIDLLPEDVLSSIAARLGFSEPFERAIDSVFG; encoded by the coding sequence ATGTCAGACGAAGACTCGCTGGACTTTGCCATCGTGATCTACCGCGAGGACGACGGCTGGGAGGCGGAGATGCTCCCCGTGGCCCTCACATCCGACCTCGATGGCCTCATCCACGCCCTGCGCCAGCAGCCGAGCATGAACGGCACGATTGGCCTGGTCGCCGTTGGGGATGAGTTCTTCGTGGCGCTACGGGTGTTCGGCGAGAGGGTCGAGGTCTTCCTCTCCGACATCGCCGCGTCCTGGGATTTCCCGCTCGCCCGGCAGGCGCTGGAATACCTGGACGTGCCGGTTCCCGACGAGGACGAGCTCGACGCGATTCTTCAGGACGAGGAGACGGCGCTCCCCGCGGGCGATCTGTCGATCTTCGCGGACCTGGGCCTCGACGAGATGGAGCTCGGCATCCTGTCAGGCGACATCGACCTCCTGCCGGAGGACGTCTTGTCCAGCATCGCCGCGCGGCTGGGGTTCTCCGAGCCGTTCGAACGCGCCATCGACTCTGTGTTCGGCTGA